The sequence below is a genomic window from Thermoflavifilum sp..
TCACACGCTGTTGTTTCCATGCCCATACCTGCGGCGAGATGTAATATATCGTGCAGAGTCCCTGCCGATGCGCCCAGCGGGCCATGCGCAGGTTAAAACCCGGATAGTCAATGAAAATCACGGCATCGGGTTGAAACCTTCGGATGTCGCGACGGGCAAAGCGAAAATGGGCAATAATTTTTCCCAGGTGGCGCAGGACTTCGGCAAAGCCCATGAACGCCAGATCGCGATAATGCCGCACCAGTTGACCTCCTGCCTCAGCCATCAGGTCGCCTCCCCAGCAGCGGATCAGGGCATGCGGATCCAGCTGTTTCAGTTCATGGATCAGGCGACTGCCATGCAAATCGCCTGAAGGTTCACCGGCTATGATGTAATATTTCACGCCTGTATTCAGATTTTAAGTTGAACATTCCAGTGCTGATGAAGAAAATCTTTCAGCCCATAGTGAGTCAGATCAAAATGCGTGGGGACGACCGAGACATAGCCGTTTTCGAGTGCCCAGACATCGGTATCTGAGCCATCATCTAAGTTTTGAAAACGACCGGTAAGCCAGTAGTATTTTTCCCCTCGCGGATCGCGACGTTCGTCAAATTCTTCCACCCATTTTGCATAAGCCTGTCGGCAAATTTTAAAGCCTTTTAGTTGGGATAGCGGTAGGGCGGGGATATTTACATTTAACAGGGCTCCTCTGGGTAAATCGGGCGTTTGCAACATCAGTCGGGTGAGCAAATAAGCCACATGGCGTGCTGCGGTGAAATCGGCATCAAATCGATAGTCCAGCAGCGAAAACCCGATGGAAGGAATACCCTCGATAGCCGCTTCCATGGCCGCACTCATGGTTCCCGAATAAATCACGTTGATCGAATGGTTGGCGCCGTGGTTGATGCCGCTCAGGCAAATATCGGGGGCGCGATGCAGGATTTTATCTTTAGCCAGCTTTACGCAGTCGACCGGAGTGCCCGAGCTTTGATAGGCTTCGATATCCTTGAACACATCGACGGGATACAGTCGCAGTGGAACGCCAATGGTAATGGCATGTCCCATGCCCGACTGGGGGCTGTCGGGGGCTACCACCACCACTTTTCCCAGAGGTTTCACCGCTTCCACCAGATGACGCAATCCCGGAGCGGTAATGCCATCGTCGTTGGTGATCAGGATGATTTTTTCTGCTGAACGATCGGTCATGCTATGGGTTTCGTGCGAATATAGCAAACCCGTCAGGGAAAAAGGGGTTAATTTCTCACGGGGCGTCCCTGTTTGAGTACGCTTTGCAGGCGTTCGATCGTTTTAGGTTCGCCGCAGAGCGAGAGAAAAGCCTCGCGCTCCAGGTCGAGCAGGTATTGTTCATTCACCATAGTAGCTTCGCTGAGGTCGCCCCCACTCATCACATAGGCCAGCTTACGGGCTATTTTAGCGTCGTGTTCGCTGATGTAGCGCCCCTCCTGCATGGCGTAAATTCCCGAGAGAAACAATCCCAGGGCTTCCCGCCCCAGCACTTTGATTTGTGGGGGTGTGGGAGGTACATATCCTGCCCGTGCCATGTCCAGTACCCGCTGCCTGGCGTCGGCCAGCAGGCGCTGGGCGTTCATGCTGATGTGATCGTATCCCGGCCGCAGAAGCTGAAGGTCGAAAGCTTCCATTGCAGAAGTGGATGTTTTTGCCATGGCGATGGTAAGGAAGCGTTCCTGGAGTTTGGGCAGGTCAATTTCTCCATTTTTATAGCTGTCGCTGGCTCGTTTCGTCATTTCCTTGGTGCCGCCGCCAGCCGGAATCAGGCCGACACCCACCTCTACCAGTCCCATATAGGTTTCGGCATGTGCTTGAACGGCATCGGCATGCAGGCAGAATTCGCATCCACCGCCCAGGGTGAGTCCGCGTGGAGCCGTTACCACCGGCACGGATGCATAGCGGATCCTCAGGCTGGTTTGTTGAAAAGTCTGTACGGCCCATGCCAGTTCATCCCATTCCTGCTCCAGTGCCAGGGTGAGAATCAAAGCCACGTTGGCACCAGCCGAGAAATGGGTTGTTTCCTGGCCGATGACCAGCCCTTCATAGTGGTTTTCGGCCAGCTCGATGGCTTTCTGGATACCCTGAATGACTTCGCTGCCGATGGTATTCATCTTGGTGTGGATCGCCAGGTTGAGCACGCCATCGCCCACGTGGTAGAGAGTGGTCCCTGCATTTTCCCAGACGATTTGCTGGCTGTAGTTGCGCAGGACAATGAACTCATGACTGCCCGGGATGGGGCGATAGGCCTCTGTTTGCTGATCGTAATATTGTACCTGATCACCTTCTCGTTGATAAAATCGGGTATAGCCTTTACGCAACATATCGTTTACCCAGGCTGCAGGCGGGTGACCGGCTTTCTCCATCTGTGCTGCCGTTTCGGCTACGCCCAGAGCTTCCCAGATTTCAAAAGGTCCTAACTCCCAGCCGAAGCCGGCGCGCAGCGCGTCGTCGATCTTATACAGTTCATCGGCGATTTCCGGGATGCGATGAGATACATACGACAGCAGCGCATAGGTGAAATGCCGGAAGAACTCGCCCACCCGATCTTTGGCCTGGTGCAACAAACGCAAACGTTCACCCAGATCACTGATGTTTTTCGCCTGTTCGATAAGCGGGTTGTTCAATTTCTGGCGCGGTTCATATTGCTGGGTTTCGAGACGCAGGACCAGGATTTCTGATCCTCCGTCTGATTTCTGTTTTTTGTAAAATCCTTCCCCGGTCTTATCGCCCAGTCGATTCCGGTTCACCATTTCCTGCAGGAAATCGGGTATCTGGAAGATTTCTCTTTGTTCATCGTGTGGACAGTTTTCATACAGGCCGCGTGCCACATGCACCATCGTGTCGATGCCCACCACGTCGGCCGTGCGGAAGGTAGCCGATTTGGGATGACCGATGAGCGGACCCGTAAGCAAATCAATTTCTTCGATTTTCCAGCCCTGTTGTTTCATGATCTGGAATACCAGCATCATGGAGAATACGCCGATGCGGTTAGCAATAAATGCCGGTGTGTCTTTGCAGATGACGGTGGTTTTGCCCAGCACCCGATCGCCAAAACGACTCAACATCTGGACAACTTCAGGATGGGTATCCGGTCCGGGAATGATTTCCAGCAGGGGCAGATAACGAGGCGGATTGAAGAAATGTGTGCCGCAGAAATGCTGTCGGAAATCGGCCGAACGCCCCTCGGCCAGCATATGGATGGGAATGCCCGACGTATTGGTGGAAATATAGGTGCCGGGTTTTCGATATGGTTCTACTTTTTCAAACAATGATTGCTTGATGGGCAATTGTTCCACTACGGCTTCAATAATCCAGTCGCATTCGGCAATGCGCGGGAGATCATCGTCAAAATTGCCGGTACGGATACGTTGCAATACCTGCTGATGAAAAATAGGGGAGGGTTTCGAACGGACGGCGGCTTGCAGGGCTTCGTTGACGATGCGGTTTCGAAAAGCCGGACTTTCGGGAGTAAGCCCCTGTTGTTTTTCTTTTTCGTTCAGGGTAGATGGAACCATGTCCAGCAGCAATACCTGAAGCCCGGCATTGGCCAGGTGACAGGCTATGCGGCTGCCCATCACACCGGCACCCAGTACCGCAACCTGTTTGATGCGTTTGCTCATGAGAAAAAATGATTTACACGATCTTCGCTCAAATTAGGATATTTTCAGCAATGTTTAACTGCTGAGGATGATGCATCATCCCTTTCTATGAGGAACAGTATCCGATTTTCTCAAAAATACCGTGTGATAAGATGCAGAACACAATTGGCAATGCTAACCCTTAACAGGACAGGTTTTATATCCTTCATCAAAAATCATATTCACAGGTCAGCGACCAGTATGCGCTTATTGAATTTCCTGTGGCAGCACTAACGGGTATGAAGGCCTCTACATCGGCTCGCAATGTCCAGGAAAGCCAGGATAGATTTACTTCTGTTTCGGCTGCAATGTTATTGAACTGCATGCGATTGATTCCTGATGAAACTTGCGTGGTAGCAGAAGAATCCTGAATAGAAAAATTATTTCCCGGATGCCTTGCGGTCGATGTAAGTTTTGAGCCAGCATAGTGCGGATTTTTTAGATACTTGATAAATCCTTTATTATGGCTGATGTATTTAGCGACACGAGAAAGAAAAAAATAAGAATCTGTTCCCATATTCGCCAGCACAGAAGGCGTGAGTGAACATGT
It includes:
- the surE gene encoding 5'/3'-nucleotidase SurE → MTDRSAEKIILITNDDGITAPGLRHLVEAVKPLGKVVVVAPDSPQSGMGHAITIGVPLRLYPVDVFKDIEAYQSSGTPVDCVKLAKDKILHRAPDICLSGINHGANHSINVIYSGTMSAAMEAAIEGIPSIGFSLLDYRFDADFTAARHVAYLLTRLMLQTPDLPRGALLNVNIPALPLSQLKGFKICRQAYAKWVEEFDERRDPRGEKYYWLTGRFQNLDDGSDTDVWALENGYVSVVPTHFDLTHYGLKDFLHQHWNVQLKI
- a CDS encoding 3-hydroxyacyl-CoA dehydrogenase/enoyl-CoA hydratase family protein, whose product is MSKRIKQVAVLGAGVMGSRIACHLANAGLQVLLLDMVPSTLNEKEKQQGLTPESPAFRNRIVNEALQAAVRSKPSPIFHQQVLQRIRTGNFDDDLPRIAECDWIIEAVVEQLPIKQSLFEKVEPYRKPGTYISTNTSGIPIHMLAEGRSADFRQHFCGTHFFNPPRYLPLLEIIPGPDTHPEVVQMLSRFGDRVLGKTTVICKDTPAFIANRIGVFSMMLVFQIMKQQGWKIEEIDLLTGPLIGHPKSATFRTADVVGIDTMVHVARGLYENCPHDEQREIFQIPDFLQEMVNRNRLGDKTGEGFYKKQKSDGGSEILVLRLETQQYEPRQKLNNPLIEQAKNISDLGERLRLLHQAKDRVGEFFRHFTYALLSYVSHRIPEIADELYKIDDALRAGFGWELGPFEIWEALGVAETAAQMEKAGHPPAAWVNDMLRKGYTRFYQREGDQVQYYDQQTEAYRPIPGSHEFIVLRNYSQQIVWENAGTTLYHVGDGVLNLAIHTKMNTIGSEVIQGIQKAIELAENHYEGLVIGQETTHFSAGANVALILTLALEQEWDELAWAVQTFQQTSLRIRYASVPVVTAPRGLTLGGGCEFCLHADAVQAHAETYMGLVEVGVGLIPAGGGTKEMTKRASDSYKNGEIDLPKLQERFLTIAMAKTSTSAMEAFDLQLLRPGYDHISMNAQRLLADARQRVLDMARAGYVPPTPPQIKVLGREALGLFLSGIYAMQEGRYISEHDAKIARKLAYVMSGGDLSEATMVNEQYLLDLEREAFLSLCGEPKTIERLQSVLKQGRPVRN